CTTTCAGTAGTATCGCCATTCCGGCCTCGCCGTGCTTCAAAATCTCACCGCCTTCCGTCTCCGACGATTCCTCGTCCGGCAGGTTCGTACTGTCCGCGTAATCCTCGCTcgcttcttcgtcgtcgtagAATTGCTCCGTCTCCTGCGATCCATGGACGTGCGAGTTACGTATGTCCGACGAGTTGCCATCTTCCGTCTTGTTCGCCTCGATCCTGTCTACCACAGCCGGTGGTACGTCGAGTTCTCTGCTCGGGAGCGTCGATTCTGGAACGATCACACCGATAATCTCTTTATCGGTAACGTTCCCCGTCACATTGCTCTCCCGAACGTGCGTCTGATGATGGCTCGCCTTGCTGTCCAACGTGAGGTCCTCCGTGTTAGGGAGCACCAAGTTCGGCGACGTGACCGTCGACGGAAGGAGAATCAACATGGGCGTCGCTTCAGTTGAGTTCAAAAGTTGCGACGCGTTCTTCCACACCCCTTGGCCGTCGGTGATGTTGATCGTTTTCAGGCTCGATATGTTCAGCAGCGTCTTCAGGTCGCTCGGTATCTTGTAATCGACCACTTCGGACAGATCGGTGTCGTTCCCGTCGTCGACAGGAAACTCTGCCACGGGAACCACCGCGTCGAACTTCGACGACGGAGCCTCTTCGCGGCTCTTCTCGGTAGAGTCGTCGGAGTCCGTGTGGAGGAACACGGACTCGTCATCCTTCGGCTTGATGTTGTTCTTCGTCTCTTGAAGTCTGGTGATCGGCTTCGACGGACGTTTCTCCTCGTCCGACTGGACGTCGACGCGAGGCGGTATCACCACAGGGATCTTTATCGAGTCCTTGGCTTCCTCGGACTCCTGCTTCGACGACTGCGAGTTGGAGCTGGGTAGCAAGGGGATGTTCAATTGCAGAGGACCGTTCGACTTTTTCTGATTGTTGCTGAACGAGTCGGCGGAGCTTCCGCCTCGATTGCCGTATCGACTGTTCAGCTGTTGCAGGAGGAAGACGAAGTGCGCTTGTTGGTCGATGTTCACGTTCTTCACGCATCTGCCCATCGTGTCCGCCTCGTAGCCGTCCGCGCACGGCGGCAATGCCGGCAACGCGGGCGCGATGAAGACGCTCTTCGGCGTGATCCGTCTCAGAAACGTCGCTGAATCCATGCCGGAGTGCGCTCCCGTTTGCGAGTCGAGCAGAAGCCAAGCCTGCCAAGCTAGATCGTTCGGTGAACCTAAGTTCTGAGACCTCGTTTCACCGGAACTTCTCGATAACGTGGCCGCCGGCGAGGACGAGCCTGTGTCGGTTAGTCTCTTTGCAGACGTTAGCTCGCAATGCCTGACGAAACTCGAGAAAACGACCACGGCGAACAGCATTCTCCATCGTGGTTGCCATCGTCGCTGGCTTATCGTCAccattttcgttttattcggCGCGGCTTCTTGCGGGATTCGTTCGAGCGATCTTGAAGATTCTCGTCTGAAACCTGCTCGTCACCTTCCTCGCGAGGCTTGACACATCGGAAACGTCTGCAAACAGAAAAACCACGTTAGCCGGACGCGTAATTATTAGACGTAGACGAAGGCGGTATAAACTATAACAGTGTGCGATTCGTATGTTCGTTTGCCAGGGTACAGTACCGtgcaaaactatttttccCTCTATTTAAGCCTCTCAAATGTACGAAACTTCTTTGACATAGTTTGCTGAAGTTTCGTaaagaaattactaaaataacatGAAACCTGATAATTATCAGATATAATAAgggagaagaaagaagagactaaattgttatttagtaaaaatattgagaaaacaatattttttcagaaatattattatcagaatattattatagaaattcttACTTGATTCTAATCGCAACacgaatgaattttcaagtaaCTGCAAAATTACATGAAAATTGCGCATTTGGGCAGAATTTAATACAGATTGCGTCTTGTTCTCGTTGGCTTTAGCGAAAGGAAgggtaatttcatttaatttagtcCTCGAACCTGTCCATAGAAACGACAACTCCTTAACAGCGTCGTCTAACAAACATAATAATACTCCATTGTGCGCGGAAAGGTAAAAAGGTTTTTCTGAAACCTCCGCTCTTTGATCTAGCGGTACCCGCGCGCACGTACGAACTCAATTCCATTAAACTAGTTGAATTGGTTAAACACTCCTAAAGTCGCGCTCAAAGTACTTCGAGGAATTTAAATTGAGAAAGGAAGTATTTCATGTCACAAGCGTTCGCATTCAGCTTCGGGTTGTTAGAGCTTTCACTCCGAGCATTGAATCATCTTTGGCCGCGGCGTCGGCTAGCCTAGTTTTCTCAGTCTTAATAGACGCCATTTGCTTAGATGCCATCTGGACATTCCAGAAActtatttcaacaaattagCGTTTCCTGCGTGACACCGCTCGAAATTCCAGCGGACTTCATTAGTATCAGATGCTGCGATAATAAATCTTGGACGGAGAGAGGACTTATCTACCCTTCTTCTTTGTTTAACGAGTTCTTCGACTGGTTCTAGCAGCACTTGTTTCGCCGAGTGCGCCAGCGCCCCTTTTGTAGGCCAATGGCTAATCGTTTGCAAGACATTTACTATTGTAGTTGCGCACCCCGCCCCGTCAATATAACGACTTTCAATACGGTCTCTTCGCGTTTATATTGCTTTCTATTTTACTcgctttaatcattttaatcagtttaaaccattttacaaattaaaaaattcctttgCTTCGTTTAAACACTccgtttttattacagctCGAGATTATGTTACTTTCTTTTAGCTTTTTTATCAAACTTTTTATTCAAACGATTTttctagtataatataatagtttcaaAACGAATTGAAGTACTATTAATCGCTGAAACACGCCGCGCATTATTATATTCCCAGCTCGAGAGATTCTTAATGGAGGACTCGAGTCTCCATTGAATTCACGGTTGTTTCagcgaaagaaaattgcataaatatcgtCGGTCCTATTCAGGGTCGCATAAAAAGGGGCTCGCAaagatttcataatttttatttcgccacCGTGCATTCGTGTTTCCGGCCCTTGTTCCGCGTGGAAGCGAGGTCTTTGTTTCCGTTCGTTGCCTTCGTTTTCTCGCCGCTGCTGCGAGAGCCCCTATTCGCGCCGAAAATCGAGAGCGGATCGCGAGGCAAATCGGCCTCTCTCGTCCTCGGAGCAGTAATACTGAAAGGAAAGGGTAATTCCATTAGAGTTATTTGTACACCCGGGAACTGGATGGATCAATGACTCTCGCGCGGTGGTTTAAAAGGTATTGCATGCCCCGCGGCTATCTTCgtctgcgcgcgcgcgcgatatatATGCattcgcgagcgcgagcgcgagcgcgcgcgcgtgtgtgcacCGAACGGGGAAAAGTGAATGCACGCCGATCTGTTTTTACCGTTATGCAGCCACTTCACGATTATGTCTACTTCGTGAATAGGCCGTATAAATACGAGATTCGGTCCCGCGAACGTGTCAGGCATCGACACCTTgaaggaaaagagaagaacGTGGGATGGCGCCCCGGCCGCGCCGTGACTGAAATACCTATAAGACCAGGCGACTACCTCCGCtgaacttttctttttatttttccggcTTTTTCCACGGATCTTTCGGCTCCTACAGTTATTCGCATTGTTCCGCGAAGCGATTTCAATTCTCAGCTATCGCAGGATACATTTAACCAAATTCATAGTTTCGATGGATAAAAGATGGTCACTCGAGAAGAATAgttttgatataatttatattcgactaattattttcaacttattttcAACATTGAAAGCAGAAATTACATTCAACATTTACCCGGCTGCTATTActctagacaatttttatctcctTCACGTAATCgcgtttatttcttaaaaagcaatattaatagaaaatcatcataatttatttttaatggatttcCATGTTAAATAACACGCTCACGCATGTTACTCATTTGAAATGAAACACGtgttgaataaagaaataatccGCAAATATTTGCACCAATAGCAGTCTATTTATAAcgtatgtatacgtatacgtatataccTATGCAGAAAATGTTCACGCGGTGATAGTAAACTGTAGGATAAATCGCGCGATAGACTGTGCCGATAATTATGGCGCTACTTAACCATTTCGTAAGGAAACGTATAATTTAAGACGTTCTGTGAATGAGAATTCTAAGGCCGTTTGATCCGTCGATTTTCTCGCTCTACAACCTTTCGTGAGTAATAAAAGTTGCGTCGAAGCCAGGCGTTACAATAAAGTAGAAGCAAAGGTCAGATTATTATGCAAGGAGCCCGCATTTTCTCCGGTAATCGATGAATACGATAATTTCGCTCTGCAAGGAACTCTTCGAGAATGCATTATAGATGACAAAGTAAGGGTTattatggcaaccgattcgcaggctaccgatcgggaTGGaaaaccgatttataggtcgataaattgttaaaaagcaTTCTCAAAAATTGCGCGATTgcacattaaaatattagtgaGAAAATTTGCTAATTTTGTTCtagaaactttaaaaaaaatatgacttTAGAACATATACGTACATTGagaaataataacttttccgTCATTGAACAAACTATTGCTGTGTTATACTTTTCCTTGCGcctaaattgttataattaatgctCCTTTCCGGTAATAACTCGACGCAATGAAGATATTCCAGAATGGGACACCCTCGTTCCGTTGACAATTTGCAATACTTGGAAATTTTGTCCGAGGACATTAGACAGAATGCTCTGCACGCTTTTTTCATATTCCTGTTCGCCAAAGACGCGTGTGAACAGTTCGCCCTCTATTAACAGCTATTAAGGGACCGAGAATGTTGTAACTGATGGAAATTCTTTCCCTATTTAAAGCCATCATTAGCTGACATCATATTACATGCCATCGGTGTTCNNNNNNNNNNNNNNNNNNNNNNNNNNNNNNNNNNNNNNNNNNNNNNNNNNNNNNNNNNNNNNNNNNNNNNNNNNNNNNNNNNNNNNNNNNNNNNNNNNNNNNNNNNNNNNNNNNNNNNNNNNNNNNNNNNNNNNNNNNNNNNNNNNNNNNNNNNNNNNNNNNNNNNNNNNNNNNNNNNNNNNNNNNNNNNNNNNNNNNNNNNNNNNNNNNNNNNNNNNNNNNNNNNNNNNNNNNNNNNNNNNNNNNNNNNNNNNNNNNNNNNNNNNNNNNNNNNNNNNNNNNNNNNNNNNNNNNNNNNNNNNNNNNNNNNNNNNNNNNNNNNNNNNNNNNNNNNNNNNNNNNNNNNNNNNNNNNNNNNNNNNNNNNNNNNNNNNNNNNNNNNNNNNNNNNNNNNNNNNNNNNNNNNNNNNNNNNNNNNNNNNNNNNNNNNNNNNNNNNNNNNNNNNNNNNNNNNNNNNNNNNNNNNNNNNNNNNNNNNNNNNNNNNNNNNNNNNNNNNNNcaacaactttcccgtggagcaatttgaaccgCAGGTTACCCTATGGTCCTCGTAAGCTCGAAGACCAACAGTTGGAGGATCATCAGAGAGCTTACACTAAGAACCCTATAAAAAGagtactataataaaattttacgaaagcGAGTCGTTCTCATTGAGACCGAAATTCGCGCAAAACGCGGCTCGCTTTCTTCCAGTTTGCAGGAACGAAAGTGAAGGCCGTAGAACAGCGTCGCGTTTATAAGGTCGTTGAAACGATATACCTGCGGCGTGTTATATGCCCAGACTTCTCGAAAAGAGGAAATCGGAAAATTATGCCGGGCGATAAACGCGTTTAATTGGTGTTTGTAATTTCACACGGGGccgactctctctctgcaCCGTGCACTTTCTCTACGGCTCGTTAAATCGTTATCAGAGAAACCCGAATATCAATGACATTAGATGTCGATGTTGCTGGAACTTAATTACCCGGCCCGATGACGGGGCTCTCGTTTCACCATAGGAATACGCGGGGTCGTTAAATTCTCTCGAGTTCCATGACAATAAGATATATatctgaataataatttaattagttagTACACTTTATATgtgatattttctttttgctctCGTTTCACTAGAGAAAATTGTATCACTCTTTAGAATTGTCTTTGACACACTGTTTTTTTAaacctttgcagtcggagccattttaggCGGAAATCGATGATATTTGTTTAGACTTGTAgcgttgccattttatataatttggagcattttatatattattgcattctgtgactcgtgcaacagttaacaggtCTTaccaattttccaaatataaagaaatatgataaaaattattttaggtcgccactcgagcgcaaagggttaatagaacaCCGCCAAGCCGGAGAACGCGCGAAGCACACAATACAGCCatggaaaaatataacaacGGCATGGAAGTGTGCATTAACAAGACTTTTTACTTACCGAAGCTGATATTAAGCCTGCGGAATGGGTGACTTGCAAATTCTACCCCCGTCGTCGACTAACACACAGATTACTGCCCCGGAGTCTATAAACTTGTTGCAAACTCTCAAACTGCACGGGAGCGGGCAACACACCAGAGGGGCACACACAGAGAAGTTccgaccggcgcggcgtcaaGTTCGAACACGGACTGGCAACGAAGTAAACAGCACGTGGAATTACAGGTAAACGAGGGTAGCTAATACAACCAGCAGGAGGTACCAACCAATCGAACACGGTGCCGGGAAAGAAGGGCACCGGGGTAGGTCATTtgttcccccccccccctaacCCCCACCCCGTACCAGTCGAAGATTGACAGAAAATATCGGTCGCTGCAAACCCTTTGGAAGATTGCCCTTGCGTTCACcgttagaattttatattgtcgAAACTTGTAAGTTCGAAGTGTGAACACTAACCAATAATTAAGGGTgggaaaaatagatttttgaaacagcaaatgatttattattaaaatagcaattaCGTATGAATATTACgtagttaaatatatttaaaaatgctattttcatatttcaaggAAAAAGAGACGAGCGATTCTagcattataaaaaaaataatggcgAGGAGattaatgtaacagaaatttagagaaatgtaaagaaacagctttgatttaaaaaagtgggtaaactataattaatttctacatataattaacgacgaagaaagaaatatctgCGTCTTTCGAGCAGCGAGGAACTTTCTTCCTGGTACAATTTCGCGGTTAAATGGccgcaataatttattcgcacGGTGTTTAAACTTTTACGATGAAATTTCTCGACTTCCGCCAAGGAATTCATAGCGATCGCAAGAAGTTGGATACAGTAATCTTCCACGCAAAATTGCGCTCCGCGCGACCCCCCTTTTACGACATCGTCAACCCCCCAACGTATTCCGAAGTTTCCGTTTCTGTTCGCATTTCGCATTTAGCTTCAGACCACGGCTGTTCATGCGATACCATACTTTTACGGCGATATttacatacaaatatattataatatatttacatacgTATATTACACCCCGAACCTGTATTTTCTATTAGAATTGGACATTTTGTTTGCCACGGCAACCAAGTCAATTTTAGCCCTTAATACGGCATACctaatatttgcatatttctattttttaatattccgaATGTAGAAATATACTAATAAGATATTGCAAATCGTTATAAAAAGGATCCttgcaattgcaattttaacgtTAATTTAGAGATTCAGGGAATTGTTCCGGCCTGTCTGCTTTAAACTCGTTCCGTGATTCGCCTTGCAGGAAAtagaatgtatttatttaacgtctGATCGctgaatggaaatatttacaTGCTCCGGAATGCCAGATGCGTTAATCGTCGACGAATAACAATGCCCACGCCGTATGACGTTCCTCGGCGAATTTGGAATACGACGCTTGTTTCCGCGGCGTCCGGGAAAATCTCGATTCTGCGTGCAACCGTTTTACCACTGATACTTtggtatttattaaagaatttttctggacgaagaatataataattatataataagaatagattaaaaatataatgagaATATAACAATCGACTTctgagtaaaaataaaaaaattaaatgttcgtCCATATCCTGAcataaaaagtttaatattcCATTTGGATGCAAAAAGAAtgtgaaatgtataataaccGAGTCACGGCGTGTACCGTACCCTTGTTTCCGATTTGTAGCTACGTGTCCGCAGTTAACGGGGGTAACGAGCAATATTAATCGTTATGATTTACAGGGGAATTCCTTCGGATAATACGGAATGGTTTCGAAACAATCCGAACGAGTGTGTCGAACATTCTCTGACTTAAGCAGCGCGCCGGGAATAGTGCATGATGTGGttcatatacagggtgagttTCTcgattctatttctatttggAATTAATCGAGCTAATTATTTAGAGAAGCTTGCCACGGGTTTTAACTGTCCACCCTTCTCGTTTATTAGACGTTATTTGTGAGAcaggagaaattaatattattctagaGAATCTCGCAGTTCTCatttgtataaacatttataatatacttacgCTCATtcgttaattaaccctttgcactcggaaccattttaagccaaaattgctattttcacCAGCTGGTAGtatagtatttagtataatttatgcgtgcgaaattgagtcttgtgacggacattattattactaaaaatttatgtgacagtcaattttacaaatagtaattttattcgtcgttaTCAACTTCGTCTGCAATGTTTCTATAGCAACGtagtttaaagaatttaaagaacaatTGTTTAATCTTTGCATCCATTCGCCTCTATCATATTTCGTCGATAAAGTTATTGCAACTTCAGCATTGTAAAATACAAGCGGTGTAAAATGCTACATTAATTAAGACGCTCAATAGAAAATACTATTACCGAACCGATTACATTTCGATCAATTAGCTTCTTTtccgttttatatttcattcataCGGATCGCGCGCTGTTATTTTATGCTCGTATCCTGCGTCTCTCCCTACGATTCTCTCCCCGATCCACGATAGCGGTGTTATTGTGTTGCTCGCGATAACGTCAAAAAGATTAATGCGAAGCAATGCCTTCGGAGAAAAGTGTACCGAAGAATATACATTCGAATATATACGTCAATGAGAATGCAACCTTCggcttataaataaaatgaaaaagtatttGCATTGTTGAAACGCATCTGTCCACTATTGTCACTGCTACTTGACACTTTTGTTGCAGTCGCATCGTTTTACAGAATAAACCACTGACCATAACAAACGGtagattacaatatttaccAGATTTATAggttacaataattatcaaaaataattatattctcaagaaattaattctattttccaaaaaaagaATGCAAATGACTGACTCAGTCAACGAGCGGTCAGATCCCAGTTTCGTTCATTGGCTCGACCATTTTACGTTAACCaagctcgtctctcattggtcagcgtttttcgttgataactcgcgaacgaaaccgcggttttcatttttgttaaggAAAGAGTTACTTGAAATTGACCATAGAAACTTCTCATTCCCCGGAAATAGCATAATTTTGGGACAAAGGATTAATGATCtttaagattattataaaaattcacgttAAGAAATCGTAAAGAAATCAACggtagaaatttcatttcgtagGAAATCATAAATGCAACGgtactaattaatatatttttattaatataaatattaaggacGCATCGGTGGTCACGAAGGTGAATCGATAAGGGTTGACTACGCCAGGATTGAGAACCCCTGTTTTAGGTAACAAACTCGGGCgcctcaccctgtatattaaaaCCGATCTTGCCGGTCTTAGACAAATTCCTGCAGCCGGTGCACATGTATAGCGAGGTACACGCGATCACCtcgaatatatatgtatgtatacatatatacatatacatatgtaaaaaCACACGGTCGCCTCGGAACGTGAGAGTAGAAGCCTTTCGTAACGACGGCTCTAAGCACATTCCACGGGATTGTAATCGCGGCGTTTCTCGGGTGATTAGTAAACCAGCTTCTCCTGGTTTCTCTGCTTGGCGCAGGTTCTGCTCGATCGACAGCCGGGCGATCGTGTTCCAGTTCCGAAGATATTCGAGGCATgactctcttttttttttcttttattctcttcTCCCCGTCGCATTTTTATAGACTTCAAAGTGTACCGTTTCTGCTGTTTCCTTTTCGAAGGATGCACGCCGCGCGTCTGCATCCCCTGCGCCTCTTAAGATTCTATACTCTGTGCGCTTTTCAACGTCGCGCTGACCTTCACTTTTCCGAGCCACGAGTCGTGGGTGGATCGTTAAACTTcgttctaaaaaatattcgaacatttCCGTGTCACGCTGTGCACTGTCGCACCAAAAGAAGAACCAAAGCAGCgtggaataataattgcacCGATTTCCATGTTTCGTCGTATAATCATAGCAAACATGGTGAAATGTGTCAGTGACAAGATCTCCGTGGCCGATGCGCGTCGACCCGAGGTCGGTGTCGCGCAAACGATCTAGATTCGATTTGAAACGTGCGCGAACGAACGCATCGGCGATGCGTTTTACTTAAAAAGGACTTCCCTCGATCGGAGAGTACCTTTTCATTAGGTTTCGTGCAGCGTTGCGAGAAACATCACGGTTACGACTACTACACACGTGACACACTTCTCGGGGGATCACACACGCCTTCGGCGACAGGACAGTTCCTAGATAATGAATGGTCCTCGACTTGACAATGATAGCCGATAACCGTCGAGAAAATCGGATATGATGGAGCGCGTTCTACTAAAGACAAATGAACGGTAAATGTAGATAAGATATATAGTTGATAAAAAGGTGACTGAATAATGAACACGTATAGACGAAAGACAaattttatgtgtatataatgGCGACAATAAAGAATAAGTAAcgacgttaattattaattagccattcagaatattttctttatccaCTGCGACTGTGAAacactataaattataataacttgtGTAATATAACTGTAAtgtaatactataaaatactatacaatactatatattattatatatatattattttattatttctattatattaatttttctcttataatatattttattagttttagtCTAAATGCAATACTTTCAGCAGTGAATCAAATTTTCACGTTAcattaattcgtataaaataattaatcttcaaATATTCCTCAAGAAAGGAAGCAAagacatttctattttactaataaattttatcaat
This sequence is a window from Augochlora pura isolate Apur16 chromosome 9, APUR_v2.2.1, whole genome shotgun sequence. Protein-coding genes within it:
- the LOC144475018 gene encoding uncharacterized protein LOC144475018 gives rise to the protein MVTISQRRWQPRWRMLFAVVVFSSFVRHCELTSAKRLTDTGSSSPAATLSRSSGETRSQNLGSPNDLAWQAWLLLDSQTGAHSGMDSATFLRRITPKSVFIAPALPALPPCADGYEADTMGRCVKNVNIDQQAHFVFLLQQLNSRYGNRGGSSADSFSNNQKKSNGPLQLNIPLLPSSNSQSSKQESEEAKDSIKIPVVIPPRVDVQSDEEKRPSKPITRLQETKNNIKPKDDESVFLHTDSDDSTEKSREEAPSSKFDAVVPVAEFPVDDGNDTDLSEVVDYKIPSDLKTLLNISSLKTINITDGQGVWKNASQLLNSTEATPMLILLPSTVTSPNLVLPNTEDLTLDSKASHHQTHVRESNVTGNVTDKEIIGVIVPESTLPSRELDVPPAVVDRIEANKTEDGNSSDIRNSHVHGSQETEQFYDDEEASEDYADSTNLPDEESSETEGGEILKHGEAGMAILLKGIKRLQNEQRQQAEAASEAKIGETSTGDLSSDAWTIHSNESTTTDKEERDEAGSNVSSEVSINGDMIVETTLLDVTTDKTRNITRTLDTNSTGSVEDSDEYLRELFESEKEMNSEPSVQSVHDQKEQPVPDKPAEDPKSDELEAAPSSSESLLYDPNFREHYAEGDPITEIHTIDEQSADDKEAAYLKKSKAPSSFQNFEPETNFRPTLENRHPTYPKQPVKFPSEEVNSIHSQDYKERVPYPLDDGLHSSTKSSVFAHQKPFHRGLSAWRTASRQQQQQQVSSQQAGTARRQWQQRQQPISISFWTAMPLMRDPSLYSTDQDSHSKTTNGQTYANNRFPEVSPS